Proteins co-encoded in one Longimicrobium sp. genomic window:
- the fdhD gene encoding formate dehydrogenase accessory sulfurtransferase FdhD, protein MASPPHLRNLRRASTVRRPVEQVAIGPDGLVRRTRADALATEEPLEIRIVSGGVATRVAVTMRTPGADFELAAGFLFAEGIVRAHEDVAAIRYCTEGEQLFNVVNVVLSPSAEWEPSSLAERAFAVTSACGVCGKASIEGALGPACSRIESDLAVTPEILLGLPEVLRGAQAVFERTGGLHAAALFTAEGALVRLREDVGRHNALDKLVGAALLAGELPLADGVVLVSGRLSFELAQKAARAGVPVLAGVSAPSSLAVELAESVGMTLAGFVRGSRFNVYSGGERIAASIHATTGQGG, encoded by the coding sequence ATGGCATCACCCCCTCACCTTCGCAACCTTCGCCGCGCCAGCACCGTCCGCCGTCCGGTGGAGCAGGTGGCGATCGGCCCGGATGGCCTCGTGCGGCGCACGCGGGCGGATGCGCTCGCCACCGAGGAGCCGCTGGAGATCCGCATCGTCAGTGGCGGGGTGGCGACGCGCGTCGCGGTCACCATGCGGACGCCGGGGGCGGACTTCGAGCTCGCCGCCGGCTTCCTCTTCGCGGAAGGGATCGTCCGGGCCCACGAAGACGTGGCGGCGATCCGCTACTGCACGGAAGGCGAGCAGCTCTTCAACGTGGTGAACGTGGTGCTCTCGCCTTCCGCGGAGTGGGAGCCGTCGTCGCTTGCGGAGCGCGCCTTCGCGGTCACCTCGGCGTGCGGCGTGTGCGGAAAGGCGAGCATCGAGGGTGCGCTCGGGCCCGCATGTTCCCGCATCGAGAGCGATCTCGCCGTCACGCCCGAGATCCTGCTGGGGCTGCCGGAAGTGCTTCGCGGCGCGCAGGCGGTGTTCGAGCGCACGGGCGGGCTCCATGCGGCGGCGCTCTTCACCGCGGAGGGCGCGTTGGTGCGGCTGCGCGAGGACGTGGGGCGGCACAACGCGCTGGACAAGCTGGTGGGCGCGGCGCTGCTCGCGGGCGAGCTGCCGCTGGCGGATGGCGTGGTGCTGGTGAGCGGGCGGCTCTCGTTCGAGCTGGCGCAGAAGGCCGCGCGCGCGGGCGTGCCGGTGCTGGCAGGCGTGTCGGCCCCCAGCAGCCTGGCGGTGGAGCTGGCGGAATCGGTGGGGATGACGCTGGCCGGCTTCGTCCGCGGCTCGCGGTTCAACGTGTACTCCGGCGGCGAGCGCATCGCCGCATCTATCCACGCCACCACGGGACAGGGCGGATGA
- a CDS encoding CsbD family protein, which produces MDERSLTERGLDNSLEGKGNDVKGKVKDALGGLTGDTSLQGEGKLDQLKGKVQDTFGKAQRDLDRP; this is translated from the coding sequence ATGGACGAACGCAGCCTTACCGAGCGCGGCCTCGACAACTCGCTCGAGGGGAAGGGGAACGACGTTAAGGGCAAGGTCAAGGACGCCCTGGGCGGCCTTACCGGCGACACCAGCCTGCAGGGCGAGGGGAAGCTGGACCAGCTCAAGGGCAAGGTGCAGGACACCTTTGGCAAGGCCCAGCGCGACCTCGATCGCCCGTAG